Proteins encoded in a region of the Acidibrevibacterium fodinaquatile genome:
- a CDS encoding recombinase family protein, giving the protein MARVEAERVALYARVSTHDQQTLPMQLETMRAYAERRGWSIASTIEEVGSGAKTRPRREELLRAARRREIDVIVVWRLDRWGRSLVDLVSTLQEVTALNVGFVSLSEALDLTTPAGRAFAGMLAVFAEFERDILRDRVKAGIAQARKDGRPHGRPAKIAGKATQIRELAQNGLSKSAIAKQLKIGRTSVRRSLANP; this is encoded by the coding sequence TTGGCCAGGGTCGAAGCCGAGCGAGTCGCCCTCTACGCCAGAGTGTCGACGCATGACCAACAGACGCTGCCCATGCAGCTCGAAACCATGCGCGCTTACGCCGAACGCAGAGGGTGGAGCATCGCGTCGACGATCGAAGAAGTCGGCTCCGGGGCCAAGACCCGCCCGCGTCGCGAGGAATTGTTGCGCGCTGCCCGTCGAAGAGAAATCGACGTCATCGTCGTTTGGCGGCTCGATCGCTGGGGCCGCTCACTTGTCGATCTCGTCTCCACTCTACAAGAGGTGACCGCGCTGAACGTGGGCTTCGTGTCCCTGAGCGAGGCGCTCGATCTGACAACGCCCGCCGGCCGGGCTTTCGCCGGCATGTTGGCCGTATTCGCGGAGTTTGAGCGCGACATCCTGCGTGATCGGGTCAAGGCGGGGATTGCTCAAGCTCGCAAGGATGGCCGTCCGCATGGCCGTCCGGCAAAAATCGCCGGAAAAGCAACGCAAATCCGTGAACTCGCCCAAAATGGCTTGAGCAAATCGGCCATCGCTAAGCAGCTTAAGATCGGACGCACGTCTGTAAGACGTTCACTCGCCAATCCTTAG
- a CDS encoding Tn3 family transposase, giving the protein MPRRHILSLQSRAALFDPPTEPAAIVRHYTFSPEDIGLIRHRRRAVNRLGFAVNLAYLKFPGRVLRSDETPPAEMLAYIATQTESEVIEFESYAKREETRWEHLGELEAYLNVRPFRRDDKRAVAQIAIEYATGSDRGDVIVAPMVEYLRERRILLPAAVTLEKVALAARALARKRAYKNLGEGLSPESIAGLESLLVVARGEERTSFAWLRDWPEAPRQKNLLAVVERLEAVRKLGVGPDREKRIHRARYATIAKEISIFVPRDITRFDAPRRLATLIIFAREMEAALTDAALAMFDKMLGAVFRRADRTHKDKLIDRAKSLDASARALLGMAKAMLEAKAKNQDQVAAVERALGWERLKALVAATETVVIDARPDNLGEVVERYVSIRRMSPVVLGAFAFRSWKENDPLLAALDVVRELHASGANKLPPRTPTGFLRPAWRKVVKAEAGLNRRAYEVAAMMSLRDRLRSGDVWVEGSRAFRAFDDFLLPRDAFKNRRSAGELDLAVPDSFEAWRDTKTRLLEMRLGEIDALAAAGELPEASLTQEGLSISAIRGSENEAADALVRRLYAMLPRLRVTELFAEVHGWTGFADRFAHLRTGVPPDDARALMTAVLADATNLGLTRMARSVGAFSHSRLLWVAEWHVREETYQAALACISDAIHAQPLTRLWGDGDTSSSDGQFFRAGGHGQARADYNAKYSSDPGVKFYTHVSDRYAPFHSKVIAANASEAAHVLDGLMHHESSLDIREHYTDTAGAIDHVFGLCQLLGFRFAPRIRDLADRRLYIVGARSTHKSLEPLVGGTVDLRVIAENWDEILRLAASIKAGTVAPSAILRRLAAYPRQNTLAKALKEIGRMERTLFTLDWIGDPALRRRANAGLNKGEAHHALKRAVFFHRLGEIRDRTFENQGYRASGLNLAVAAIILWNTVYLGRAVDELRARGEIIADDLLTHVAPLGWEHVAFNGDYVWPTEPLPNAFRPLRYPRAEFLDAA; this is encoded by the coding sequence ATGCCTCGTCGCCACATTTTGTCGTTGCAGTCGCGCGCCGCGCTTTTTGACCCACCGACAGAGCCCGCAGCGATAGTAAGGCACTACACTTTCTCGCCTGAGGACATCGGGCTGATCCGCCACCGGAGGCGCGCCGTCAATCGGCTCGGGTTCGCCGTAAATCTCGCCTATCTCAAGTTTCCCGGCCGCGTACTGCGATCTGACGAGACGCCGCCGGCCGAAATGCTCGCCTACATCGCCACTCAGACCGAAAGCGAAGTGATCGAGTTCGAAAGCTACGCAAAGCGCGAAGAAACCCGGTGGGAACACCTTGGCGAACTCGAAGCCTACCTCAATGTTCGCCCATTTCGGCGCGACGACAAACGCGCCGTTGCGCAAATTGCGATCGAGTACGCGACAGGCTCGGATCGCGGCGACGTCATTGTCGCGCCGATGGTGGAATACCTGCGTGAGCGGCGCATCCTGCTTCCTGCCGCCGTCACTTTGGAGAAGGTCGCTCTCGCGGCGCGCGCGCTGGCTCGTAAGCGCGCCTATAAGAACCTTGGCGAAGGTCTCTCGCCGGAATCTATCGCGGGATTGGAATCTCTTCTCGTCGTCGCCAGAGGTGAAGAGCGCACGTCGTTCGCCTGGCTGCGGGACTGGCCCGAAGCGCCGCGCCAGAAAAACCTTCTCGCTGTCGTCGAGCGGCTTGAAGCCGTGCGCAAACTCGGTGTCGGACCAGATCGGGAGAAGCGCATTCATCGCGCCCGCTACGCAACGATCGCCAAGGAAATCTCCATTTTCGTTCCCCGCGACATCACGCGCTTCGACGCTCCGCGCCGTTTGGCGACGCTGATCATTTTTGCCCGTGAGATGGAGGCCGCTCTCACCGACGCCGCACTCGCCATGTTCGACAAGATGCTTGGTGCAGTCTTCCGTCGCGCCGACCGCACTCACAAGGACAAACTGATCGACCGCGCCAAGTCGCTCGACGCCTCCGCACGCGCCCTGCTCGGCATGGCCAAGGCCATGCTTGAAGCCAAGGCGAAGAACCAAGACCAGGTCGCGGCCGTCGAGCGGGCTCTCGGCTGGGAACGCCTGAAGGCGCTCGTCGCCGCGACGGAAACGGTCGTCATCGACGCCAGGCCCGACAACCTCGGCGAAGTTGTCGAGCGCTATGTGAGCATCCGACGCATGTCGCCGGTTGTACTCGGCGCGTTCGCCTTCCGGTCATGGAAGGAGAACGATCCGCTACTCGCCGCGCTCGATGTCGTGCGTGAACTTCACGCCAGCGGCGCGAATAAGCTTCCGCCACGAACCCCGACAGGTTTTCTGCGGCCAGCATGGCGTAAGGTCGTCAAGGCCGAGGCTGGGCTCAATCGCCGCGCCTACGAAGTCGCGGCCATGATGAGTTTGCGCGACCGATTGCGATCCGGCGACGTTTGGGTCGAAGGTAGCCGTGCTTTTCGCGCTTTCGACGATTTCCTGCTCCCGCGTGACGCTTTCAAAAATCGGCGCTCAGCCGGCGAATTGGATCTCGCCGTTCCCGATAGTTTCGAGGCCTGGCGCGATACGAAAACAAGACTTCTGGAAATGCGCCTCGGCGAGATCGACGCGCTCGCCGCCGCCGGCGAATTGCCCGAAGCCTCGCTCACGCAAGAGGGGCTGTCTATCAGCGCAATTCGCGGCTCGGAGAACGAGGCCGCCGACGCGCTCGTGCGCCGTCTCTACGCCATGTTGCCACGCCTGCGCGTCACGGAATTATTCGCGGAAGTTCATGGCTGGACGGGATTCGCCGACCGCTTCGCCCATTTGCGCACTGGCGTGCCGCCGGACGACGCGCGTGCGTTGATGACCGCCGTGCTCGCCGACGCCACCAATCTCGGCCTGACGCGCATGGCGCGCAGCGTCGGAGCTTTCAGCCATTCCCGGCTGTTATGGGTCGCCGAATGGCATGTGCGCGAGGAAACTTATCAGGCCGCGCTCGCCTGCATTTCCGACGCCATCCATGCGCAGCCGCTCACGAGACTCTGGGGCGACGGCGACACGTCGTCGTCGGATGGCCAATTCTTCCGCGCCGGCGGCCACGGCCAGGCGCGCGCAGACTACAACGCCAAATACAGCTCCGATCCGGGCGTGAAATTCTACACCCATGTTTCGGATCGCTACGCGCCGTTCCATTCCAAGGTCATCGCCGCGAACGCGAGTGAGGCGGCGCATGTCCTCGACGGCCTCATGCACCACGAAAGCTCCCTCGACATTCGCGAGCATTATACCGACACCGCCGGCGCCATCGATCACGTGTTCGGCCTCTGCCAATTGCTGGGGTTTCGCTTCGCGCCACGCATTCGCGACCTTGCTGACCGAAGACTCTACATCGTCGGCGCGCGCTCGACCCACAAGTCGCTCGAACCTCTGGTCGGCGGCACGGTCGACCTGCGCGTCATCGCCGAAAACTGGGACGAAATCCTGCGCTTGGCGGCGTCGATCAAGGCCGGAACCGTCGCGCCCTCGGCGATCCTGCGCCGTCTCGCCGCCTATCCGCGACAGAACACGCTCGCCAAGGCGCTCAAGGAAATCGGCCGCATGGAACGCACCTTGTTCACGCTCGACTGGATCGGCGACCCCGCTTTACGCCGGCGAGCGAACGCCGGCCTCAACAAGGGCGAGGCACACCATGCCCTCAAGCGGGCGGTCTTCTTCCACCGCCTCGGCGAAATCCGCGACCGCACCTTCGAAAATCAGGGCTATCGCGCATCCGGCCTCAACCTCGCCGTCGCCGCAATCATCCTCTGGAACACGGTTTATCTCGGCCGCGCCGTCGACGAATTGCGCGCGCGCGGCGAAATTATCGCGGATGATCTTCTCACGCATGTCGCGCCGCTCGGCTGGGAACACGTCGCTTTCAATGGCGACTACGTCTGGCCCACAGAGCCCCTCCCCAACGCATTTCGGCCGCTACGATACCCTCGGGCCGAGTTCCTCGACGCGGCTTAG
- the istA gene encoding IS21 family transposase, translating into MRQIRQTLRLASDGISARAMGRMLGVARSTIQDNLKRAQAAGLAWPLPADLSDAVLEERLFARSGAPRGVRRRAEPVWSELVCELKRPGVNLMVLWEEYRAGHPEGYSYSRFCDLFREFEARLSPVMRQEHRAGDKVFVDYSGKKLGITDPATGIVRMAEIFVAVLGASNYTYAEASWTQTLPDWIGAHSRMFRFFGGVPRLIVPDNLKSGVNKASFYDPEINLSYGRMASHYGVGVLPARPRRPKDKAKVEAGVRFAQSYILGRLRQQTFFSLAEANQAIAGMVERINAHVMRRLGVSRRHLFETIERQALAALPETDHEFAEWGFARVSLDYHVEVCGFFYSVPHQLIRQQVDTRATERMVEIFHQGKRVAVHQRRYGGPRHGTAPEHMPSAHRRYAAWTPERFRSWGASIGPQTEGLIIAILANRPHPEQGFRTCLGILRLFKELDRPRAEAVAARAVAFGAFNYKSIASIIASKLDQTASPPDEAQAVLTHSNLRGAEYFH; encoded by the coding sequence ATGCGGCAGATACGACAAACCTTACGGCTGGCCAGTGACGGCATCAGCGCCAGGGCGATGGGGCGGATGCTGGGCGTGGCGCGGAGCACGATCCAGGACAATCTGAAGCGGGCGCAGGCAGCGGGGCTGGCGTGGCCGTTGCCGGCCGACCTCAGTGATGCGGTTTTGGAGGAGCGGCTGTTTGCCCGCAGCGGCGCGCCGCGGGGGGTGCGCCGGCGCGCCGAGCCGGTCTGGAGCGAGCTGGTCTGCGAGCTCAAGCGCCCGGGCGTGAACCTGATGGTGCTGTGGGAGGAATATCGCGCCGGGCATCCGGAAGGGTACAGCTACAGCCGGTTCTGCGATTTGTTCAGGGAGTTCGAGGCACGGCTGTCACCGGTCATGCGCCAGGAGCACCGGGCGGGCGACAAGGTGTTCGTCGATTATTCCGGCAAAAAGTTGGGCATCACCGATCCCGCAACTGGCATCGTGCGCATGGCGGAGATTTTTGTCGCGGTGCTGGGCGCGTCGAACTACACCTACGCGGAGGCGAGCTGGACCCAGACGCTGCCGGATTGGATCGGCGCGCATAGCCGCATGTTCCGGTTTTTTGGCGGCGTGCCGCGGCTGATCGTGCCGGATAATCTGAAGTCCGGCGTCAACAAGGCGTCGTTCTACGATCCAGAGATCAACCTGAGCTATGGCCGGATGGCCTCGCATTACGGTGTTGGTGTTTTGCCGGCCCGGCCGCGGCGCCCGAAGGACAAGGCGAAGGTGGAAGCCGGTGTCCGCTTTGCCCAGAGCTACATTCTGGGCCGGTTGCGCCAGCAGACTTTCTTCTCTCTGGCTGAAGCCAACCAGGCGATTGCCGGCATGGTGGAGCGGATCAACGCGCATGTCATGCGCAGGCTCGGCGTCAGCCGGCGGCATTTGTTCGAGACGATCGAACGCCAGGCTTTGGCGGCATTGCCAGAGACCGACCATGAGTTTGCGGAGTGGGGTTTTGCCCGCGTCTCGCTGGATTATCATGTCGAGGTCTGCGGCTTTTTCTACTCGGTGCCGCATCAGCTGATCCGCCAGCAAGTCGATACCCGCGCCACCGAGCGGATGGTTGAGATCTTCCACCAAGGCAAGCGGGTCGCGGTGCATCAGCGCCGCTATGGCGGTCCAAGGCACGGCACTGCCCCTGAGCATATGCCGAGCGCGCACCGGCGCTACGCCGCATGGACGCCGGAGCGGTTCCGCTCATGGGGCGCATCGATCGGCCCGCAGACCGAGGGGCTGATCATCGCCATCCTCGCCAACCGGCCGCATCCGGAACAGGGGTTTCGGACATGCCTTGGCATCCTGCGGCTGTTCAAGGAGTTGGACCGTCCGCGCGCCGAGGCGGTGGCGGCCCGAGCGGTCGCCTTTGGCGCGTTCAACTACAAGAGCATTGCCTCGATCATCGCCAGCAAGCTCGACCAGACGGCCAGCCCGCCAGATGAGGCGCAGGCGGTGCTGACCCACAGCAATCTGCGCGGCGCCGAATATTTTCACTGA
- the istB gene encoding IS21-like element helper ATPase IstB: MLTHPTLDLLHKLGLHGMAKAFKDLDARPEVAGLAHGEWLALLLEHEATLRQQKRFESRARAAKLRQSASVEDVDYRAPRGLDRAQFLKLASCDWVRARHNLLITGPCGVGKSWLACALGQKACREDLSTAYHRVSRLFSALALARADGRYARTLRQIARLDLLILDDWGPETLNADQRRDLLEIIDDRHEMRSVIITSQVPVERWYGGHRGFCSKSYAKPRRGTRPEGIVAAEMRWGGALWARRSRH, from the coding sequence ATGCTCACCCACCCGACCCTCGACCTGCTGCACAAACTCGGCCTGCACGGCATGGCCAAAGCCTTCAAGGACCTCGACGCCCGGCCGGAGGTTGCCGGTTTGGCCCATGGCGAATGGCTGGCTTTATTGCTCGAGCACGAGGCCACGTTGCGACAGCAGAAACGCTTCGAGAGCCGCGCCCGCGCGGCCAAATTGCGCCAGTCCGCCAGCGTCGAGGATGTCGATTACCGCGCCCCGCGCGGCCTCGACCGGGCACAGTTCCTGAAACTCGCCAGCTGTGACTGGGTGCGCGCCCGGCATAATCTGCTCATTACCGGCCCCTGCGGGGTCGGCAAAAGCTGGCTGGCCTGCGCGCTGGGCCAGAAGGCTTGCCGCGAGGATCTCTCGACCGCCTATCACCGGGTGTCGCGGCTGTTCTCTGCCCTGGCGCTGGCCCGCGCCGATGGCCGTTACGCCAGAACACTGCGCCAGATCGCCAGGCTCGACCTGTTGATTTTGGACGATTGGGGCCCCGAGACCCTGAACGCGGACCAACGCCGCGATCTGCTGGAAATTATCGATGACCGCCACGAGATGCGCTCCGTCATCATCACCAGCCAAGTGCCGGTCGAGCGCTGGTACGGGGGTCATCGTGGATTCTGTTCCAAATCCTACGCTAAGCCGCGTCGAGGAACTCGGCCCGAGGGTATCGTAGCGGCCGAAATGCGTTGGGGAGGGGCTCTGTGGGCCAGACGTAGTCGCCATTGA
- a CDS encoding recombinase family protein: protein MGQRVALYCRVSTADQSCARQERDLAAFAERSGYDVVGTFKETGSGVKQDRAERRKVMALAQARHIDAVLVTELSRWGRSTTDLLATLKELEARRVSVIALNGMAFDLATPHGRMIATVLAGIAEFERELIQERIRSGIAAAKARGKRLGRQPGQRLKSDRLAPKVIALIGQGRSYRLVGRELGLSKNTVAAIAKRSRPTTNPVS from the coding sequence TTGGGACAGCGCGTCGCCCTCTACTGCCGGGTTTCGACTGCCGACCAGTCCTGCGCGCGCCAGGAACGGGATCTCGCCGCGTTCGCCGAAAGGTCCGGCTACGATGTGGTCGGTACGTTCAAGGAAACCGGCTCGGGCGTGAAACAGGACCGGGCCGAGCGGCGCAAGGTCATGGCGCTCGCCCAAGCCAGGCACATCGATGCGGTTCTGGTGACCGAGCTGTCCCGCTGGGGCCGCAGCACGACGGATCTGCTCGCGACGCTGAAGGAGTTGGAAGCCCGGCGCGTATCGGTGATCGCGCTCAACGGCATGGCATTCGACCTCGCCACGCCGCACGGACGGATGATCGCGACCGTGCTGGCCGGTATCGCGGAGTTCGAGCGCGAGCTGATACAGGAACGCATTCGCTCCGGTATCGCCGCAGCCAAAGCCAGGGGGAAACGTCTCGGCCGCCAGCCCGGACAGCGACTGAAATCGGATCGGCTCGCGCCAAAGGTCATCGCGCTCATCGGTCAGGGCCGCAGTTACCGCTTGGTCGGGCGGGAGCTTGGTTTGAGCAAGAACACCGTGGCAGCCATCGCCAAACGGAGCCGGCCAACAACCAACCCTGTCAGTTAA
- a CDS encoding ISAs1 family transposase: MAIFSPLLDVLAEIPDPRRAEGKLYQLPYVLLFAILAIVSGCNSYRGIITFIDVHRHRLNAIFALKWRRAPAHTAIRYILQGLDPAAVEAVFRRHAALLQAARATPGQGSIALDGKTLRGSFDNFHDRAAAQVLSAFATDTALVLAHVEIAEKSNEIPAAQALLAELGVPAGAVVTLDALHCQKKPSRPLRRPTSP, from the coding sequence GTGGCTATATTCTCACCGTTGCTGGACGTGCTGGCGGAGATTCCTGATCCGCGCCGGGCGGAAGGAAAGCTCTACCAACTGCCTTACGTGCTGCTGTTCGCCATCCTGGCCATCGTCAGCGGCTGCAATTCGTATCGCGGCATCATCACCTTCATCGACGTCCATCGTCACCGGCTGAACGCCATCTTTGCGCTGAAATGGCGTCGCGCGCCGGCGCACACGGCCATCCGCTACATCCTCCAGGGGCTTGATCCGGCTGCGGTGGAGGCGGTCTTCCGCCGCCATGCCGCCTTGCTGCAGGCCGCGCGCGCGACGCCCGGACAGGGCAGCATCGCGCTGGATGGCAAGACGCTCCGCGGCAGTTTCGACAACTTTCACGACCGCGCCGCCGCCCAGGTGCTGAGCGCGTTCGCCACCGACACCGCCCTCGTGCTCGCCCATGTTGAGATCGCCGAGAAATCCAACGAAATCCCGGCAGCGCAGGCGCTGCTTGCCGAACTCGGCGTCCCGGCCGGCGCCGTCGTCACCCTCGATGCGCTGCACTGCCAAAAAAAACCTTCGAGGCCGCTGCGCAGGCCAACCTCGCCCTGA
- a CDS encoding Tn3 family transposase, with the protein MPRRRALTDAQLENLLALPVIEADLIRHWTLAAADLAALDRRRGGHNQLGYALQLCAFRYPGRLLRPGEAIPETALNFVANQLRVSADALAAYAARPQTRREQLDGLREGFGFQMYAHCHGREMLAWLLPVALATTNALTVAATLTDELRRRKILAPGSSVIERLIAAVLVVAERHVAGQLTRNLSSAQTEALDALLGSKEDASTSVLAWTRQPSGAPGYKALKRIVDQLAHLRTIGLDPAVAEGVHPERLRKLAREGGRFTAQHLRALSPLRRRSTLVATVLDTTARLTDDGVGLFDRAIGRMFRRAEAREENAVLRDARAVNDKVRLFARLGAALIAAKATEGEAGLDGAVVSSIGWEKLAESVAEAERLSRPDKVDLPALATRAWPVLHRLGPLFLDTFELRAVPAAAATLRAVELLREAYKSGSRKWPEGLPVSFLRPAWRKAVRDSGGDGSTEHRRAWEAATLLTLRDSMRSGDIWVEGSRQWRAIEDQLIPPALFAAMREAGPLPVAVPATAEEYLNERRALLDRRMGEIDAKAAADKLEDVRIKGDELKITPLKAITPEEAEAAAERLYAMAPSARITSVLADVHSWTGFANAFTHLHTGMPADDPRVVLTGVLADATNLGLTRMAEACSVASYRELAWTAGWHLREDTYRQALAMVVNAQQRQPLAARFGFADVSSSDGQAFLTAGRGEALGAYNARHGHGREPSALFYTHVSSRHAPFHTASIPPSGEAAYVIDGLLYHEADLSVAVHHTDGGGVSEHVFALAHLLGFRFAPRIPNLADRKLYAFGPASTWPALAPFVAGRPDEKLITAQWDDVLRLAASVRTGTVSASLMLKRLGAYPRQNGLALALREIGRIERTLHALNWLEQPQLRRQATAELNKGESHNALARAVCFHRLGRLHDRTAQAQQHRASGLALVTAAIVLWNTVYLGRALDAIRRRGETMPDELLAHLAPLGWQHINLTGDYLWGADTSLGPDGFRPLKGIFASLPMAKALAA; encoded by the coding sequence ATGCCGAGACGCCGTGCGCTCACCGATGCGCAGCTTGAGAACCTGCTTGCCCTTCCGGTCATCGAAGCCGACCTCATCCGCCACTGGACATTAGCTGCTGCCGACCTTGCGGCGCTCGATCGCCGCCGCGGCGGTCATAACCAGCTTGGCTATGCCCTCCAGCTCTGTGCGTTCCGCTATCCCGGCCGCTTGCTCCGGCCCGGCGAGGCCATCCCGGAGACAGCCCTAAACTTCGTTGCCAACCAACTACGGGTCAGCGCCGACGCTCTCGCCGCGTATGCGGCCCGGCCCCAAACGCGGCGCGAGCAGCTTGACGGGCTGCGGGAGGGGTTCGGCTTCCAGATGTACGCGCACTGCCATGGCCGCGAGATGCTGGCTTGGCTTTTGCCGGTGGCGTTGGCGACGACGAACGCCCTCACTGTCGCCGCGACGCTGACGGACGAACTGCGCCGGCGCAAGATCCTCGCCCCGGGTTCGAGCGTGATCGAACGGTTGATCGCCGCCGTCCTGGTCGTGGCCGAGCGCCACGTCGCCGGACAGCTCACCCGCAACCTGTCCTCCGCACAGACCGAAGCCCTGGACGCTCTGCTCGGGTCCAAAGAGGACGCATCGACGAGTGTGCTGGCCTGGACGCGCCAGCCATCTGGCGCGCCCGGCTACAAGGCCCTCAAGCGGATTGTCGATCAGCTCGCACACCTGCGCACCATCGGCCTCGATCCCGCCGTTGCTGAAGGGGTGCATCCGGAGCGGCTGCGCAAACTTGCCCGTGAGGGCGGCCGTTTTACCGCCCAGCACCTGCGCGCGCTCTCGCCGCTCCGTCGCAGGTCGACTTTGGTCGCGACCGTGCTGGATACCACGGCGCGGCTGACCGATGACGGGGTCGGCTTGTTCGACCGTGCTATCGGCCGGATGTTCCGCCGCGCCGAGGCCCGCGAGGAAAACGCTGTCCTGCGAGACGCCCGTGCCGTCAACGACAAGGTCAGGCTCTTCGCCAGGCTCGGCGCCGCCCTGATCGCGGCCAAGGCAACCGAGGGGGAAGCCGGCCTCGACGGCGCCGTGGTGTCGTCCATCGGCTGGGAAAAGCTCGCCGAAAGCGTCGCCGAAGCCGAACGCCTCAGCCGCCCGGACAAAGTGGACCTGCCGGCACTGGCCACGCGTGCCTGGCCAGTGCTGCACCGTCTCGGTCCGCTGTTCTTGGATACCTTCGAGCTTCGCGCCGTGCCCGCCGCCGCAGCAACGTTGCGCGCGGTCGAGTTGTTGCGTGAAGCATACAAGAGCGGGAGCCGGAAATGGCCCGAGGGCCTTCCGGTTAGCTTCCTCCGCCCTGCCTGGCGAAAAGCCGTGCGGGACAGCGGCGGCGACGGGAGTACGGAACACCGCCGCGCGTGGGAGGCCGCCACCTTGCTCACGCTGCGGGACAGCATGCGTTCGGGCGACATCTGGGTCGAGGGCAGCCGCCAATGGCGCGCCATCGAGGACCAGCTCATCCCGCCCGCATTGTTCGCCGCCATGCGCGAGGCCGGGCCGTTGCCGGTCGCCGTGCCAGCGACGGCGGAGGAGTACCTGAACGAGCGCCGCGCCCTGCTGGACCGGCGCATGGGGGAGATCGACGCCAAGGCCGCTGCGGACAAGCTGGAAGATGTCAGGATCAAGGGCGACGAACTGAAGATCACGCCCCTCAAGGCGATCACCCCGGAGGAGGCGGAGGCTGCCGCCGAGCGGCTCTATGCAATGGCGCCAAGTGCCCGCATCACCAGTGTGCTGGCCGACGTTCATAGCTGGACCGGATTCGCGAACGCCTTCACGCACCTGCACACAGGAATGCCGGCTGACGATCCGCGCGTCGTTCTGACCGGCGTGCTGGCCGATGCGACCAACCTCGGCCTGACCCGCATGGCCGAAGCCTGCTCGGTCGCGAGCTACCGGGAACTCGCCTGGACCGCAGGCTGGCACCTGCGCGAGGACACGTACCGCCAAGCGCTGGCCATGGTGGTCAATGCCCAGCAGCGCCAGCCACTCGCAGCGCGGTTCGGGTTCGCCGATGTCTCCAGTTCCGATGGCCAGGCGTTCCTGACCGCCGGGCGCGGCGAGGCCCTGGGCGCCTACAATGCCCGGCACGGCCACGGGCGGGAACCGTCCGCATTGTTCTACACCCACGTCTCGTCGCGCCACGCGCCGTTCCACACGGCATCTATTCCGCCCTCGGGCGAAGCGGCATACGTCATAGACGGGCTGCTCTATCACGAGGCGGATCTCAGCGTTGCCGTCCATCATACGGACGGCGGCGGCGTGAGCGAGCACGTCTTCGCCTTGGCACATCTCCTAGGCTTCCGTTTCGCGCCGCGCATCCCCAACCTCGCGGACCGCAAACTTTACGCATTCGGCCCCGCCTCGACCTGGCCCGCCCTGGCGCCGTTCGTCGCCGGGCGCCCGGACGAAAAGCTGATCACGGCACAATGGGACGACGTGCTGCGGCTGGCGGCCTCGGTGCGCACGGGCACGGTCAGTGCCTCGTTGATGCTCAAGCGCCTCGGTGCCTATCCCCGGCAGAATGGATTGGCCCTCGCGTTGCGAGAAATCGGGCGCATCGAACGAACCCTTCACGCCCTGAACTGGCTTGAACAGCCGCAACTTCGGCGGCAGGCAACGGCTGAACTCAACAAGGGCGAGAGCCACAATGCACTGGCCCGTGCCGTATGCTTTCACCGCCTCGGGCGCCTGCACGACCGCACTGCCCAGGCCCAGCAGCACCGGGCCAGCGGCTTGGCCTTGGTAACAGCGGCCATCGTGCTGTGGAACACCGTCTATCTCGGCCGTGCCCTTGACGCTATACGTCGCCGTGGCGAAACGATGCCGGACGAATTGCTCGCCCACCTCGCGCCGCTCGGCTGGCAGCACATCAACCTGACTGGCGACTATCTCTGGGGCGCCGATACCAGCCTTGGCCCGGACGGATTCCGGCCGCTTAAGGGCATCTTTGCCAGCTTGCCCATGGCCAAGGCGCTGGCAGCATAG
- a CDS encoding ISAs1 family transposase, translating to MPKKTFEAAAQANLALIVQVKDNQPTLLRQITEFSTTTPPLGSAHSHDIGRNRDERRTVTVLDPANILANTDWHPHVAAIIRVEREVFTRSSKTGLLRHSAETAFYVSNTPISARRAADAIRAHWRIETTSHYSRDVTFGEDRSRIRTNPGVFARLRSFGFNILTAHRTNTLAQDRYRAALAGIDNMLALLAIS from the coding sequence CTGCCAAAAAAAACCTTCGAGGCCGCTGCGCAGGCCAACCTCGCCCTGATCGTCCAGGTCAAGGACAACCAGCCCACCCTGCTGCGCCAGATCACCGAATTCTCCACCACCACGCCACCGCTCGGATCCGCCCACAGCCACGATATCGGGCGCAATCGCGACGAGCGCCGCACCGTCACCGTCCTTGATCCCGCCAACATACTCGCCAACACCGACTGGCATCCACACGTCGCCGCCATCATCCGCGTCGAGCGCGAGGTGTTCACCCGCAGCAGCAAGACCGGGCTGCTGCGCCACTCCGCCGAGACCGCCTTCTATGTCTCCAACACGCCGATCTCCGCACGCCGCGCCGCCGATGCCATCCGCGCACACTGGCGGATCGAAACCACCTCCCACTACAGCCGCGACGTCACCTTCGGCGAAGACCGCTCGCGCATCCGCACCAACCCCGGCGTGTTCGCACGCTTGCGCAGTTTCGGTTTCAACATCCTTACCGCACATCGTACCAACACACTCGCCCAGGACCGCTACCGAGCCGCCCTCGCCGGTATCGATAATATGCTCGCGCTGCTCGCTATCTCATAG